A DNA window from Candidatus Syntrophoarchaeum caldarius contains the following coding sequences:
- a CDS encoding membrane protein containing Glycosyl transferase, family 39 domain protein → MERRDTAILFGAGILFVIVRLYIATLSSYPFFQGWNEGHYSLIAMGYFDHSLLLPERGGSINWAVPPFYSWLVFASFKLFGISEMSARLTSILGTILAIPFIYLLAKELYERNVAILSSLIFLFIPWVVHLSGRVQTDMVMTALMTASIACFVYAFNHKRSFLPFGILFGLALFTKQPSILILAIVAVWLILAVKRDERVLIMKKSIFPILIGLIPVLAYVLYHLLNGNANGVLQLVYGEGVHRTVPFSNLKNTLAGILAGISPLVLIFSLYEIYKSKNLKNILVLWLLVYGIFVLARTPPSHEYYILPLAVPSAILASKGIFSFRDALASEEKSRKRLGILVAIMVILSTIPVSYIFLSYTGDLGYTCTKDVISYLSTEKEEEIVLLNPGRYSPQLRWYSELSGSNIAVAGHLPNDLSSVSLADLRNLSGGIDASKIYLVIDGRGGLEEELEDAGYERVYACYYLTKLPSIFSNIYTGEESKRKYFEQHLSIYELK, encoded by the coding sequence ATGGAGCGCCGTGATACAGCGATACTCTTCGGGGCAGGTATCCTTTTCGTCATAGTAAGACTCTACATCGCAACCCTCTCATCCTATCCATTCTTTCAGGGATGGAACGAGGGGCACTACTCACTCATAGCGATGGGATACTTTGACCACTCACTCCTTCTCCCTGAACGAGGAGGCAGTATAAACTGGGCGGTTCCACCTTTTTACTCATGGCTCGTCTTTGCATCTTTCAAACTATTTGGTATCTCAGAGATGAGCGCAAGGCTGACCTCTATTCTTGGAACGATTCTCGCCATCCCCTTCATCTATCTACTGGCAAAAGAGCTTTATGAGAGGAATGTGGCAATTCTCTCGTCACTGATATTTTTGTTCATCCCATGGGTGGTGCATCTTTCAGGAAGGGTTCAGACAGATATGGTGATGACCGCGCTCATGACTGCTTCGATTGCGTGCTTTGTTTATGCTTTTAATCATAAAAGAAGTTTCCTTCCTTTTGGTATATTATTTGGATTGGCCCTCTTCACGAAACAGCCTTCGATTTTGATACTGGCAATCGTTGCAGTCTGGCTGATTCTTGCAGTTAAAAGAGATGAGAGAGTATTAATCATGAAAAAATCTATTTTTCCAATTTTAATAGGCTTAATTCCAGTTTTAGCTTATGTACTGTATCATTTACTGAACGGTAATGCCAACGGCGTTTTACAACTTGTCTATGGTGAGGGGGTGCACAGGACGGTGCCATTCTCAAACCTGAAGAATACTTTAGCTGGCATTCTCGCTGGAATTTCTCCCTTAGTCTTGATATTTTCTCTCTACGAAATTTACAAATCGAAGAATCTCAAGAATATCTTAGTCTTGTGGCTATTAGTTTATGGAATTTTTGTTCTCGCAAGAACGCCACCAAGCCACGAGTACTACATACTTCCACTGGCGGTACCATCTGCGATTTTAGCATCAAAAGGCATCTTCAGCTTTAGAGATGCACTTGCATCAGAAGAAAAGTCTCGGAAAAGGTTAGGGATCTTAGTAGCGATAATGGTCATACTCTCTACCATTCCAGTCTCGTACATTTTCTTATCCTATACTGGTGATCTGGGTTATACATGCACCAAAGATGTTATCTCTTATTTGAGCACTGAGAAAGAAGAGGAGATTGTTCTCCTTAACCCGGGCAGGTATAGCCCACAACTCAGGTGGTATTCAGAGTTGAGTGGTTCAAATATAGCGGTGGCTGGGCACCTCCCAAACGACCTTTCTTCCGTATCATTAGCAGATCTAAGGAATCTCTCAGGTGGCATAGATGCTTCAAAAATATATCTGGTGATAGATGGGCGAGGAGGACTCGAGGAGGAGTTAGAGGACGCTGGATATGAACGTGTTTATGCTTGTTATTACCTGACAAAGCTCCCAAGCATATTCTCCAATATTTACACCGGTGAGGAGAGCAAGCGTAAATACTTTGAGCAGCATTTATCAATCTATGAATTGAAGTGA
- a CDS encoding Polysaccharide biosynthesis protein: MVHLARKVLKNSIYNSSSVFISKFGGLIFTIILARLLLPELFGVYHLALAVGLMLLTFTDLGINGTLIRYVSHAVGKNDEDLASSYFRYLFKLKFILVFLSSLSLILLANPLALHLFHKPDLSLPLQIVGIFLFFQSFLDFVEAGFISMQRFAYSTIRHIVYEGLRLILVPALILLGFSVFGALAGLSISTAATLLVLTYFLLKNYPFLLKGKTVKIERRRILKFLSYMTIGSISGVFFAYVDSIMLGIFMPVEYVGFYRAGYNIVFAFAGLVSIAGVLFPVFTQLEGDELENAFKKVFKYSSILSFPSAFGLLFIAEPVIRVVYGIDYLPAVLPTYILSLLIIIAPLDFFGTLFNAKEKPEYPAKLIIISSTLNTILNYFLILQFGMAGAAVATVISRYFNITSLGFLSRKVLNVFPSLDTIYKPLFSSSVMVLFFYLVPRPNTILIGLGEILMATIIYISVMFSMRGIEKEDIKYLGVIVGQEERLIKAYNFAKSELGRGNKRNKEKK; encoded by the coding sequence GTGGTGCACTTAGCAAGAAAAGTCTTGAAGAACTCGATTTACAATAGTTCGAGTGTATTCATAAGTAAGTTCGGCGGATTAATCTTCACCATCATCTTGGCAAGACTGCTCCTTCCAGAGCTCTTCGGTGTCTACCACCTTGCCTTGGCAGTCGGTTTGATGCTCTTGACTTTCACCGACCTTGGAATAAACGGAACTTTAATTAGATATGTTTCTCATGCGGTTGGAAAGAATGACGAGGATCTGGCATCAAGTTATTTCAGGTATCTATTCAAACTGAAATTTATACTCGTTTTTTTATCCTCTTTATCACTTATATTATTAGCAAATCCTCTGGCTTTACATCTTTTTCACAAACCTGACCTATCTCTACCTCTGCAGATTGTCGGGATATTTCTGTTCTTTCAATCTTTCTTGGATTTCGTGGAAGCTGGATTTATCTCCATGCAGAGATTTGCATACTCAACGATCAGACATATTGTTTACGAGGGTTTAAGGCTCATTTTGGTCCCTGCACTCATTCTTCTTGGTTTTTCGGTTTTTGGTGCGTTGGCAGGGCTTAGTATATCAACTGCTGCTACACTTCTCGTGTTGACTTATTTTTTACTGAAGAATTATCCTTTTCTATTGAAAGGAAAGACTGTGAAGATAGAGAGAAGAAGAATACTGAAATTTTTGAGTTATATGACGATAGGGTCTATCTCCGGTGTGTTCTTTGCCTATGTAGATAGCATCATGCTTGGAATTTTCATGCCCGTAGAATATGTTGGCTTTTACAGAGCAGGTTATAACATCGTATTTGCGTTTGCGGGATTGGTCTCTATTGCAGGAGTGTTGTTTCCAGTCTTCACGCAGTTGGAAGGAGATGAATTGGAGAACGCATTCAAGAAGGTATTTAAGTATTCTTCGATACTATCTTTTCCATCTGCGTTTGGATTACTCTTCATAGCAGAGCCGGTTATAAGGGTCGTGTATGGAATTGATTATTTGCCTGCCGTTTTACCAACTTACATACTATCACTTTTGATAATAATAGCACCTTTAGATTTCTTCGGCACTTTATTTAATGCAAAGGAGAAGCCAGAGTACCCGGCAAAACTTATCATAATCTCGTCCACATTAAATACAATTCTTAATTATTTTTTAATCTTGCAGTTTGGCATGGCTGGGGCTGCAGTTGCAACTGTAATCTCGAGGTATTTCAATATCACCTCTCTTGGATTTTTGTCTAGAAAAGTTTTAAACGTATTTCCAAGCCTGGATACGATATACAAGCCGTTGTTTTCTTCTTCAGTGATGGTTTTATTCTTTTATTTAGTGCCAAGACCTAATACGATACTAATCGGGTTGGGAGAAATTTTAATGGCTACAATTATTTATATTTCCGTAATGTTCTCGATGAGAGGGATTGAAAAAGAGGATATAAAATATTTGGGTGTAATTGTTGGACAGGAGGAGCGATTGATAAAAGCGTATAATTTTGCTAAGAGTGAATTGGGAAGAGGGAATAAGAGAAATAAGGAAAAGAAGTAA